A window of Zingiber officinale cultivar Zhangliang chromosome 5A, Zo_v1.1, whole genome shotgun sequence contains these coding sequences:
- the LOC121981163 gene encoding BEL1-like homeodomain protein 4: MGIVTLPSQPAASAYLKSPPFGANTAAGGTSMSQGYHQGLFSFSDGFDRSTLNQEPPPQQHVAQQSRREKLRVQGFVDASGEPQQLVPIDGQTQTGSGVYESAAGIAGAGNMLSDMFGFPAGPSATELLASQMSAAGGYRLPVRPPASFLGSDWYGLSSIGEPSSPALKPQQHPLMGLNADSAAAMQLFLMNPPQQQRRSPSPPTHQHHPINQTSFQSFGEPAAAAFGGIVEGKGLSLSLQQFDMAKAEELKVREGVLYFNSHNQQQQQPLPITQSHRQEGQSHSQSQEVQMMQVYGGGGGGGMGGMVNFLRSSKYARAAQQLLEEFCSVGRSGQPKTPGGGRQSGAAAGPSTSTMAAPSSSASKPDAPPLSSAEKFEYQRKKAKLISMLDEVERRYSHYCEQMQAVVSSFDSVMGLGSAAPYTALAQKAMSRHFRCLKDAIAAQLRQTCEVLGDKDGAAASGAGGGITKGETPKLKMIDQNLRQQRTFHQMGMMEQEAWRPQRGLPERSVNILRAWLFEHFLHPYPSDADKHLLSRQTGLSRNQVSNWFINARVRLWKPMVEDMYQKEFKSPDGDNSEKAAGELGTHSTAVAAPPPEGQLHHVGSSSEAATSTVCEGGRSADDDGVLIDMYRRPYGAAGRFGDVSLTLGLRHGAGAGGSNNAAEKGKFSGAGDFSGS, from the exons ATGGGAATTGTGACGCTGCCTTCTCAGCCGGCAGCCTCCGCCTACCTCAAGTCCCCGCCTTTTGGAGCTAACACCGCTGCCGGGGGCACATCAATGTCCCAGGGATACCACCAGGGCCTCTTCAGCTTCTCCGACGGGTTCGACCGGTCGACGTTGAATCAGGAGCCGCCGCCGCAGCAGCACGTGGCGCAGCAGAGCCGGCGGGAGAAGCTGAGGGTGCAAGGGTTCGTCGACGCCTCCGGGGAGCCGCAGCAGCTGGTTCCGATAGATGGGCAAACCCAGACCGGGAGCGGCGTGTACGAGTCGGCCGCTGGCATCGCCGGGGCCGGCAACATGTTGTCGGACATGTTCGGTTTCCCTGCCGGTCCGTCGGCGACGGAGCTGCTGGCTAGCCAGATGTCCGCCGCCGGCGGGTACCGTCTCCCGGTGAGGCCGCCGGCATCCTTCCTCGGCTCCGATTGGTATGGTTTAAGCTCGATTGGAGAACCATCGTCGCCGGCGTTGAAGCCGCAGCAGCATCCGCTGATGGGATTAAACGCCGACTCGGCCGCCGCGATGCAGCTTTTCCTAATGAATCCCCCACAGCAGCAGCGGAGATCGCCGTCTCCGCCCACACACCAGCACCATCCTATTAACCAAACCAGCTTCCAATCCTTCGGAGAGCCGGCGGCGGCGGCCTTCGGAGGGATCGTAGAAGGGAAGGGGCTTTCTCTGTCTCTGCAACAATTCGACATGGCGAAGGCAGAGGAGTTAAAAGTGAGGGAAGGAGTGCTCTACTTCAATAGCCACAACCAGCAGCAGCAACAACCACTGCCCATAACGCAATCTCACCGACAAGAAGGTCAAAGTCACAGTCAAAGTCAGGAGGTGCAGATGATGCAGGtatacggcggcggcggcggcggcggcatggGAGGCATGGTGAATTTTCTCCGGAGCTCCAAGTACGCCCGGGCGGCGCAGCAGCTACTAGAGGAGTTCTGCAGCGTGGGGCGATCAGGGCAACCGAAAACCCCTGGGGGAGGCCGGCAATCCGGCGCCGCCGCCGGCCCTTCTACCTCAACAATGGCGGCGCCTTCGTCATCGGCCTCCAAACCAGACGCGCCGCCATTGTCCTCTGCCGAAAAATTCGAGTACCAGAGGAAGAAAGCCAAGCTCATCTCCATGCTCGACGAG GTGGAGAGAAGATACAGCCATTACTGCGAGCAAATGCAGGCGGTGGTGAGCTCGTTCGACTCGGTTATGGGGTTGGGGTCGGCGGCGCCGTACACGGCGCTGGCGCAGAAGGCGATGTCGAGGCACTTCCGGTGCCTCAAGGACGCGATCGCGGCGCAGCTGCGGCAGACGTGCGAGGTTCTGGGCGACAAGGACGGCGCCGCCGCCAGCGGCGCCGGAGGAGGGATCACCAAGGGCGAGACGCCGAAGCTGAAGATGATCGACCAGAACCTCCGGCAGCAGCGCACGTTCCACCAGATGGGGATGATGGAGCAGGAGGCCTGGCGGCCGCAGCGCGGCCTCCCGGAGCGCTCCGTCAAcatcttgcgagcttggcttttCGAGCACTTCCTCCACCC GTATCCAAGCGATGCAGATAAGCATCTGTTGTCGAGGCAGACTGGTCTCTCGAGAAACCAG GTTTCCAACTGGTTCATCAATGCCCGGGTCCGGCTATGGAAGCCCATGGTGGAGGATATGTACCAGAAGGAGTTCAAGTCGCCGGACGGGGACAACAGCGAGAAGGCCGCCGGGGAGTTGGGCACCCACAGTACTGCCGTCGCTGCTCCGCCACCGGAAGGTCAGCTCCACCACGTCGGCTCCTCGTCGGAGGCTGCGACGTCGACGGTCTGCGAGGGCGGGAGGAGCGCCGACGACGACGGCGTCCTCATCGACATGTACCGGCGGCCCTACGGCGCCGCGGGCAGGTTCGGCGACGTGTCGCTCACGCTGGGGCTGCGCCACGGCGCCGGCGCCGGCGGCAGCAACAACGCGGCGGAGAAAGGCAagttctccggcgccggcgactTCAGCGGCTCGTGA